The proteins below come from a single Thermocrinis sp. genomic window:
- a CDS encoding MotA/TolQ/ExbB proton channel family protein, with amino-acid sequence MDLLTVVGIVGGLVALLTGAVLKGASILFLIQPAAFVIVVLTTLFASLVTVPISKFSLIIQGLKMAFKGGGNELLETKNQLVELANLVRKEGMLSLETKAEEITDPFLKRAIDLMVLGVEEGVLVESLEAEIAKKEEDYEIAVEYWKNSAESAPTFGLVGAVFGLMKALKSLDNAQELAVGISAAFIATVYGITFSYLIFGPISKKIKIKSKEELMRMYMIVNACRMMLKGENPRLIEEKLNSFVEVK; translated from the coding sequence ATGGACTTACTTACTGTAGTAGGAATAGTAGGTGGTTTGGTAGCCCTTCTAACAGGTGCAGTTCTTAAGGGTGCAAGCATACTGTTTCTTATACAACCTGCTGCCTTTGTGATAGTTGTGCTAACTACCCTTTTTGCCAGTCTGGTAACAGTACCTATTTCTAAATTTTCTCTGATAATACAAGGGCTAAAGATGGCTTTTAAAGGTGGTGGTAATGAGCTTTTAGAAACTAAAAATCAACTGGTAGAGCTTGCCAATCTTGTAAGGAAGGAAGGAATGCTATCTTTAGAAACAAAAGCAGAAGAGATAACAGACCCTTTCTTAAAAAGGGCCATAGACTTGATGGTATTGGGTGTGGAAGAGGGCGTTCTTGTTGAAAGTCTGGAAGCGGAAATAGCTAAAAAAGAAGAGGATTACGAAATAGCGGTTGAGTATTGGAAAAATTCTGCAGAAAGCGCGCCTACCTTTGGCCTTGTGGGGGCAGTCTTTGGTCTTATGAAAGCTTTAAAGAGCTTAGATAACGCACAGGAGTTAGCCGTCGGTATATCTGCAGCCTTTATAGCCACTGTCTACGGTATAACTTTCTCCTATTTGATCTTTGGCCCAATCTCCAAAAAAATAAAGATCAAATCAAAAGAAGAACTAATGAGAATGTACATGATCGTTAATGCATGTAGAATGATGCTTAAAGGAGAAAACCCAAGGCTTATAGAAGAAAAGCTTAACTCCTTTGTGGAGGTTAAGTAG